TCTATAAAAAAAGACCCCGATTCTGAAACAAGCTCAGAATCGGGGTAACACATCATGCTGAATCAGGTTCAGCATCTCTATTAGAGCTTTCCGCTCTCTGCAGCTCCCGGAAGACCAATATCCTTTCGGAAGAATGCACCGTCAAACTTAATTGCGCTTATTCCCTGATATGCTTTTTCCCATGCTTCCTTGAAAGATGAGCCGTAAGCACTGCAGGCAAGAACACGTCCACCGCTTGTGAGGATGTCTCCATCTCCACGACGGCCTTCAACAGCACCGGCAACAAATACTTTTGCAGTACTTGCGTTTAAGAGCGGTTTGTTGAAAGTAATTTCCTTACCCTTTTCGTATGCTTCCGGATATCCACCGCTAACCATTACTGGTGCAACCTGATAACCTGGCAGCCATTTGAATTCGAAATCCTTAAGAGTTCCATTCAAAATAGCAGTACACATAGAAGTAAAGTCAAAGTCCATAAGTGGAAGAACAGCCTGTGTTTCAGGGTCTCCAAGACGAACATTATATTCAAGAAGCTTTGGACCTTTGCTTGTAAGCATAACTCCAAAGAAAATAAATCCGCGGTAATCAAACTTTTCTTTAATAAGTCCCTTCAATGTTGGCTGAAGAATATCCTTATCAAACTGCTTCATTGTTTTATCTGTTACATCTTCAAGAGGACAAACAGCACCCATTCCACCAGTATTAGGACCTTTAGCACCGTCCAAAAGACGTTTGTGGTCACGTGCAGGAAGGAATGGAACAATTGTAGCATTTCCGCTTACAGCATATTCAGGAGTTACAGATACTGCAGCAAGTACAGAAATCTCAACACCTTCAAGATACTCTTCAATTACAAGCTTTTTACCTGCAGCACCTACTTTACCGTTGCCCATCATATCTTCAACAGCCTGTAGAGCCTGTTCTACAGTAGCGGCAACAACTACACCTTTACCAGCTGCAAGACCATCAGCCTTAACAACAATTGGGGCTCCGTGCTTTTTAATATATTCACAGGCTTCATCTTTATTTGTGAAGGTTTCACTTGCAGGACAAGCTACACCGTATTCTTTCATGAATTTTTTAGAGAGGTCTTTACTTGCTTCAAGCTGAGCAGCAGCTTTCTTTGGACCAACACAAGGAATGTCAGCCTTCCAGAACTCATCAGCAAGACCTTCAGCAAGAGGATCTTCCGGTCCAATTACAGCCATACGGCAGTTTTCGTGTTTTGCAATTGCAACATAAGGGTTTTCGCCCTCTTTAATGTAATCACAATTTTTAGGATTTACATTTACACATTTTGACTCGTAAGCAGTGCCTCCGTTTCCAGGAACAACAACTACTTTATCAACAACAGGACTCTGAGCAATTTTCCAGCAGATAGTGTGCTCACGACCACCACTGCCAACTACGATAATATTCATAAACAGATATTACATGATTTTGCAATAAAAAAAAAGAGGTGGCATTCTAAGAATACACACCTCTTATCCAATTATACTTTAAATTCGTCAATACGCTCTGAAATATCATCAACTGCGTTTGTCATGTCTTCAGTAAGCTTGTGCAGGTTCTGAGTTGTATTTTGTGTAACCTCAGTTGTCGATACAATCTTATTGAAGTTCTGCGCCATATTCTTTGATGACTCTTTAAGACTTGCAATAGCATCAAGAACAGAAAGTGCCCGATCCTCAATTTTCTTACTTGAACGCTGAACGCTCACAGAAATATTATTCATCTTTGTAAGGGTTTCGAGCAGGTTCTTAGAACCTTCACTCTGCTCTTCAGTTGCTTTCTTAATTGAGTAAACCAGATCAGAAGTATTATTTGTCTTATCAGATACAATTTCAAAACTAGCCTTACTCAAATCAGCACTTTCTACTACCTTCTGAATATTTGCCGCAATCAGTTTAAGGTTTTCACCAATACTCTTAGACTGGGTAGCAGAAGTATCAGCAAGCTTACGGATTTCCTCAGCAACGACAGCGAATCCCTTACCGGCTTCACCCGCATGAGCAGACTCGATCATGGCATTCATAGAAAGAAGGTTTGTCTGCGAAGAAATGCTGGCAATAACCATGTTTGTATCCTGAAGAGTTTTACTCTGTGCAAGAACTGAATTAAGAAGTTCGTTTACAATACGGTTCTTCTCAATACCTTCAGCAGTTGCAGCATTAAGCTCTGTAAACTCACCAGCCATCTTATCAATCGAACTAGTAATAGACTGAATATTTCCAATCATTTGCTCAATTCCAGCACTAGCCTGAGTAATAGCTTCTACTTGAGAATCAATCATCTGATTAAGGGTTCTGATGTTTGAAGAAATCTGTGCAACAAGTTCACTGGTATCAGTTACGCTCTTATCCTCTGCCTCAAGAGTTGTTGTTGCAGCCTGAATTTCACTTGCAATATTGTCCATCTGATTTTTCGTTTCATCAAGCTGAAGCTTTACACTTCCGAAGGTCTCTTTAAGGTTAAAGTTTGCATTACCAATTTCAGTAACAGTTTCGTGGACTGTATTTAAGAATACATTAACAGATTTCTTTACCTGAGAGATTTCATTATTGTGATAAATTGTAAGACGTTTTGTAAGGTCTTTATCACCTGTATTAAGGTCATCAATATTATTTTTGATTGAAGAGAACTTAACAATAATTGTTCGGATAATAAGAAGTTCCAGAATCATTAAGACAAATGCAATCAAGAATCCTCCTGCCAAAGATACATTCTGCATATAATTTGCAATCTCTTCCAATTCGCGTTTTTCAACAGTAGCAATTATTTTCCAAACCTTATTGTTTAAGGCAAAGGTTCTAGTATATACCTGAAGATGTTCAACATCTGATTCGCCAAGAATATCCTCTCCAGCTCGGAGCCCATTTGCATCATCATAAACAGAAATTCGTCCTGTTTTAAAAAATGTTTTTCCAAGTGAATTAATAGGTTCAAGTTCAAGGAAGCCTACACAACCACCAGTAATTTCTTCACCAGTTTTTTCATCAATAAAATCTGATTTTACAAAAAGAGGCATTGTATAACCACCAGCAGCTGCCATTCGTGGAGATTCAAGCCATATAGAAACATTGTCTTTTTTATGATTTACATAGTATTCCTTCTGTAAAATACCGGCTACAGAAGTTCCACCTTTTGTATTGAAGGTTTCTGGTCCGCCATCCTTTGCATCATGGTTTGTATCCCAGAAAACCATACAATATTCAAAACCATCAGGCTTAGGAACTGTTTTTACTCTCTGCTTGATGTGCTCAGGATTATCTACAGGATCTACAATGGCCCGCTGAAATACCTCCAATAACGTTACCTGATTTCCAAACCAGGTTTTTACGTTATCTATAGCAGAATCAAGAAAGTATTCAACTGACTCATCATAAATACTTTTAATTGGCGCCTTAATATTACGTGAAATAAAAACAAGAAAAACTGAAATAAATGTGAGAATTTCCAAAAAAGCTATAACACCATATTTTAATAGGAGTGATTCTTTTCTCTGTTTTTTCTCCCTTTTTTTCTTGGATTTTCCTTCAGTCTTTAAAATCTGCTCTTCCATAATAATGCCTCACTATGTAAAGAAAAAAAATAATAACAGTTTGTTATCGACTCCACTCCTACTTATAAGTATAAAGTATAATAGGTGAAAGTCAAATTTTATTGACTGAAAACTCTTGTACGAAGTCTTCTCCCCAGTAATCACAGAGTAGATCATAAGCCTGCGCATGAATTTCTGGGGAAACAGCAGTTTCTAACTGAGAAATATTATTTTTGATATAATGACGGCAGGCTATACGGATTTTATCCAGCTGATTTTCAGTAAAAGTTCCCTGTGGAAGATTAGCAATTTCATCAAAAATTACCGTAAAAACATTTGCAGCAGAACAAATCTGTTCCCACCGCGCCAAAGAAGTTATCTGAGTATTTGAAGAAATTCCAAGCCCAATATTATAGAGATAAACCGGCGTTTTGATGCTGATATATGATTTTGCCTCCAAAGCAATAAAAAAATAAATCAGATAATCATCTGCCATAACACATTTTGTAAATGGAATATGATTGAAAGCCCGCAGATAAACCTCACGGTCTATAAGCTTCGCACAAAGATAACCAGAATGCTCCTGATTTAAAAAGCAATTGATAATCTGATTTTCAGATAGCTTAGGACTCTGCAGATTTACCCCTATCTGTAGTTCTTCTATTGATTTTTGAGAAATCTCCGAACAGGCTTTAAGACTCATTGCACCATGTACAATATCTGATTGAGATTCCTTTGCTGCAGAATATAAATCAGAAAGTGCACCAGGAAGCAATTCATCATCACTATCCAGCATGGTGATATATTTTCCTCTGGCAGCCTCTACAAGAATTCGCCGGGTTTCTACAGTCTGTAAATTTGTTTGATTTTCAATATAAGTGATTTCAACAGGAGAAAGCCCCTTTTTTTTTCGAATCCGATTACTTTCTTTTTGAACAAGCTTTACGATTTTCTTGCAGGAAAAGCCCCGTTCATCAGTTCCGCAACTGGCATCATTCACCACAACAATTTCAAACTCCGCAAAATCCTGCGCAATAACCGACCTAAGGCACTGCGCAAGATAAGCTTCCGTATTGTACACTGGGATGCAGACGGAGATTAACGGAGCCGAGTTTCTTTTCATAATAGCGTTTGAATCCTAGAAACTATGATAACCAGAATCCATGTAACCATTAAATGAAACATTAACGTTTGTTGTTGTAACAGATAAGGTTCTTAGGTTCAAAGAATAAACTCTATTTGTATTTTCAGAATAACCATAAGCCCCCTCATCAGCTATAATAAGTTCATCTGGCTTACGAGCTATGATTTTTTGAGGACCATAGAGAGTTCTTGGAGAATTTGCTTCTGTTCTAATTGGTTCAAGGATTTCGTTTATTTCATTTATTTGAGCTTCTGCCTCTGATGAAAACTCACCAGCATCCAGCAAAGGTAAATCTTTCAACGCAAAAGGATTTGAACTTGAATAATTCCTTAATCGATTTCCCAGATCATAATCAATCTCCTGTGCGAGCTCGCTTATTGAATCAGAATCATAATAAGAGTAGAACCATCCAAAGAGTTTTGGAGCATCTGGAGACTCATCAATTGGCTTATAAAGCATATTATGCTGATTTCCCGAGACAGTGCTTTCAAATTTTGCGATTCCTCCCTTTACAGGAGAACCATCACTATTTTTATCCAAAAGCAGGGCATATAAAACAGTGATATCTTCTGATTCTTCAAAAAGAACGAAATCACTTACCATGAAACCAGAAGAAACTCCCAAGGCTTCATTAGTTACCGGGATTCCAAAATCTTCTGTTGCATAAACACTACATTCAGAAAGAAGTGTAAGTTTTTCATCGCTTCCTGAAATTGCAAATTTCATGAGGGTAAAGGTATATTCTGATATGTAATTTACTGTAAATCCACCAGATTCACGTTGTGATTTCTCCGGAACAGTTCCCAAAACATAAAGATATTCTGAATCAGCACTTAGTTTTATTGAATCATAAATATTCGAAGAAAACTCAATCGCTGCATTTTCAGAATTGAATAATGTATAATCTCTTAATTCGCCATCTTTAAGTTTTAAGATATGATATTTACCATCCTTCTTTGATACAAACCAAACATTTCCATCATATACACATGCAGGATATTCCGAAGCATCCATAGGTATGTGTTTTCCATTGGTATATCCGGTATAAGATGGATAGCTAAACAAGAATTTTTGATTGTCTATAGTTTCAGTTGAATATATTTTATTATTTTTCGCATCAAAACAAAAACTGTTTATATCTTTACCAAATCTGATTCCATCTTCTAGTTTTGCTTTTTCTGATATCTCGGAAAAAACTCCGTATCCTGTAGAAGAAGACCATTCATATTCAGATTCAGTCCAAAGATTCCATAAAACTATCGGATATTCCAAATCAGAAGGAAATTCCTGTTCGTCAAAGTCAAAGAATAACTCATCAGTTAATATAAATGTATTATCCCCAGTTGTCTGCCATACATCGGTTACGAAACCACTAAATACGTTTATAACCTCTGTTAATGAATAAAGTTTATCATTTTGTTCCCGATAGACATCAAAAGTTACAGTGTATGCACCTGCTGGAATATTATTTAAGGACAATACAGCTGTTTTTTGATTATTAAAAGTTATAGATCCACCTTCAATTGCTTCATCCGCAAATGAATATCGAATTTCAGTTATCTGATCTTCATATTCCATTGTATCATCATAAAATGAAAGGCTTATTGAACCGGTAAAATCATTTGAAAATACAGGATAGACATTTAAGGAAATCTGAACAGGTTCAATTTCTACACCCTCTTCCTGTTCAGCTACTTCTATTTCTACTGGTAAATGACTCTGCAAAATAACGTTATCACCGATTTTTCCCACAGCCGAAAAAGCCCATTTACCTTCGGCTGTAAGTATAGCTTCAAAGTTTTCTTCACTTCCGTTTTCAACTATTACAGAAGGAACACTTTCATCTTCACACACTGCAGTTATTGTCCAGTTTATATCTTCATTTATTTCAAAAGAAGGATATGCAGCTCTGTTTACAGTTTTTGCTTTTTTCTGCAAACGAACAGAACCTCTTACTGGGTATCTTCCTAACTGAGCCTCATCTTTTTTAACAGGTGAAGTCGAAATACCATCACAAGCAGCAAACAAAAACACACTTAAAACAAATAATAAAACACTGATTTTTCTAATTTTCATTTTCGTACTCCCCATTAATCTATTTCATGCAAGAAGCCATATTCGCTTACATCCCATGCTATTGGACTATCTACACCGTCCCTTACTTCTGAAGTAACTGCAAACCTAGTATTAAAATCAGATATATTTAATCCACTATTTTCATCAACATATAGAACCTGAACATTATAATTGTAATCTTGAGGTGTAATTGTTGCGACAATTTCTTCCTCTGAGGTTAAAGCACTTTTAATTTTAATTGACGCTTCATAATATGCTGGAGAACTATACTCATTTCTTTCACGTGAAAGATAAATATCATTTCCTTTAAGAACGGCATCGCCTCCCATAAACAAATCTCCATATTGATTCAGATAAACACCATTACCATTTTCTGCTGCAGCATTATATGAAATTGAACCTCCATTCATATCTACACTACAAGCAATTCCTCCCCCAATACCAGCAGAATAGTTATAATATATACCTCCCGTAATAGAAGCCGGAATTAACTCATAATCTTCATCCTTTCCACTATATCCTAAGTAAACAGTACCACTGCAATCGACTCCGCCTCCTTCGGCAGCAGCCTTATTACTGTAGTGTTCAGCATCTGCAGGCCCGGTTGCATCTTTATTACCTATAACTGCATCTCCATATATAAAAAGATTACCATATACATATACACCGCCACCGTTTTCTCCAGCTTCGTTATCACATATAACACCGCCAGACATATATAATGAACGAGAAGTATATACGCCACCACCATAGCTTGCTGCATAATTACCAGATACTATAACTCCCTCTCCTATAACTAAATCTCCGGAAGCACAGTTTATTCCTCCACCCTGGTAATTATATCCACCTGT
The Treponema bryantii DNA segment above includes these coding regions:
- the purD gene encoding phosphoribosylamine--glycine ligase, with product MNIIVVGSGGREHTICWKIAQSPVVDKVVVVPGNGGTAYESKCVNVNPKNCDYIKEGENPYVAIAKHENCRMAVIGPEDPLAEGLADEFWKADIPCVGPKKAAAQLEASKDLSKKFMKEYGVACPASETFTNKDEACEYIKKHGAPIVVKADGLAAGKGVVVAATVEQALQAVEDMMGNGKVGAAGKKLVIEEYLEGVEISVLAAVSVTPEYAVSGNATIVPFLPARDHKRLLDGAKGPNTGGMGAVCPLEDVTDKTMKQFDKDILQPTLKGLIKEKFDYRGFIFFGVMLTSKGPKLLEYNVRLGDPETQAVLPLMDFDFTSMCTAILNGTLKDFEFKWLPGYQVAPVMVSGGYPEAYEKGKEITFNKPLLNASTAKVFVAGAVEGRRGDGDILTSGGRVLACSAYGSSFKEAWEKAYQGISAIKFDGAFFRKDIGLPGAAESGKL
- a CDS encoding methyl-accepting chemotaxis protein encodes the protein MEEQILKTEGKSKKKREKKQRKESLLLKYGVIAFLEILTFISVFLVFISRNIKAPIKSIYDESVEYFLDSAIDNVKTWFGNQVTLLEVFQRAIVDPVDNPEHIKQRVKTVPKPDGFEYCMVFWDTNHDAKDGGPETFNTKGGTSVAGILQKEYYVNHKKDNVSIWLESPRMAAAGGYTMPLFVKSDFIDEKTGEEITGGCVGFLELEPINSLGKTFFKTGRISVYDDANGLRAGEDILGESDVEHLQVYTRTFALNNKVWKIIATVEKRELEEIANYMQNVSLAGGFLIAFVLMILELLIIRTIIVKFSSIKNNIDDLNTGDKDLTKRLTIYHNNEISQVKKSVNVFLNTVHETVTEIGNANFNLKETFGSVKLQLDETKNQMDNIASEIQAATTTLEAEDKSVTDTSELVAQISSNIRTLNQMIDSQVEAITQASAGIEQMIGNIQSITSSIDKMAGEFTELNAATAEGIEKNRIVNELLNSVLAQSKTLQDTNMVIASISSQTNLLSMNAMIESAHAGEAGKGFAVVAEEIRKLADTSATQSKSIGENLKLIAANIQKVVESADLSKASFEIVSDKTNNTSDLVYSIKKATEEQSEGSKNLLETLTKMNNISVSVQRSSKKIEDRALSVLDAIASLKESSKNMAQNFNKIVSTTEVTQNTTQNLHKLTEDMTNAVDDISERIDEFKV
- a CDS encoding glycosyltransferase family 2 protein, producing MKRNSAPLISVCIPVYNTEAYLAQCLRSVIAQDFAEFEIVVVNDASCGTDERGFSCKKIVKLVQKESNRIRKKKGLSPVEITYIENQTNLQTVETRRILVEAARGKYITMLDSDDELLPGALSDLYSAAKESQSDIVHGAMSLKACSEISQKSIEELQIGVNLQSPKLSENQIINCFLNQEHSGYLCAKLIDREVYLRAFNHIPFTKCVMADDYLIYFFIALEAKSYISIKTPVYLYNIGLGISSNTQITSLARWEQICSAANVFTVIFDEIANLPQGTFTENQLDKIRIACRHYIKNNISQLETAVSPEIHAQAYDLLCDYWGEDFVQEFSVNKI